The Humulus lupulus chromosome 3, drHumLupu1.1, whole genome shotgun sequence genome window below encodes:
- the LOC133824979 gene encoding uncharacterized protein LOC133824979: MDNSESASDLPVVNKTRTPVEGGSSDWMTPKRFGGNKRAINKTKNTLKNSYSALQDKAVKVANLGLKSTIGLGALLETKLRGDKIKKMMQSFFSGWEFFSGSASEGRLLLIWQPNLVSVDVLKETYQLLHVFVRSLKTNKSFCVTFVYGRNSIEERMALWKDLSNLSFPVAAWLIAGDFNAAFESEDRVGGRAISSLELDDAQNWRALGLVDELRARGSHFTWTNKQMNEGRIFSRLDRVFKNEDLLDIFPHSEAVFNWELHSDHCYCIIKPDIAVSCGVKLFRFFNMWTKHDQFKSTVMQSWCRPMRGIGLVHLCNKLRRLQ; this comes from the exons ATGGATAACTCAGAATCTGCCTCTGATCTTCCTGTTGTAAACAAGACCCGGACACCAGTTGAGGGAGGCAGTTCGGACTGGATGACCCCGAAACGATTTGGTGGGAATAAGAGGGCCATCAATAAGACCAAGAACACTTTGAAGAATTCCTATAGTGCTTTGCAAGATAAGGCAGTGAAGGTAGCAAATTTGGGATTAAAATCAACAA TTGGGTTAGGTGCCTTATTGGAGACAAAACTTCGGGGTGATAAGATTAAGAAGATGATGCAGTCTTTTTTTAGTGGTTGGGAATTTTTTTCTGGTTCAGCTTCTGAAGGCAGATTACTGCTTATTTGGCAACCTAATTTGGTGTCTGTTGATGTTCTGAAAGAAACATACCAATTACTTCATGTTTTTGTCAGGAGCTTGAAAACTAATAAATCATTTTGTGTGACATTTGTTTATGGTAGGAATTCTATTGAGGAAAGAATGGCCCTTTGGAAAGATCTGTCTAATCTTAGTTTTCCAGTTGCTGCATGGCTCATAGCTGGAGACTTTAATGCTGCTTTTGAGAGCGAGGACAGAGTAGGTGGTCGTGCGATATCTTCCCTTGAGTTGGATGATGCTCAAAATTGGAGGGCTTTGGGGTTAGTTGATGAGTTGCGTGCTAGAGGGTCTCATTTTACTTGGACGAATAAACAGATGAATGAAGGCAGAATTTTCTCAAGATTGGATAGAGTTTTCAAGAATGAAGATTTGTTGGACATTTTCCCTCACTCTGAGGCTGTCTTCAACTGGGAGCTTCACTCTGACCACTGCTACTGTATTATTAAACCAGATATTGCTGTTAGCTGTGGTGTTAAGCTCTTTAGATTCTTCAATATGTGGACTAAACATGATCAATTTAAATCCACTGTTATGCAGAGCTGGTGTAGGCCTATGCGAGGGATTGGTCTAGTTCACCTTTGTAATAAGCTGCGTAGACTTCAGTAG